The following proteins are encoded in a genomic region of Chryseobacterium cucumeris:
- the asnB gene encoding asparagine synthase (glutamine-hydrolyzing), giving the protein MCGITGYYSFHKSISSTNILEMNQAIRHRGPDDEGFWMYSIGEGASFSGNDSTQKIKEQFPVLKEKNSDIALGFRRLSIIDLSEKGHQPMLSQNEQIIITFNGEIYNFKKLRKELESLGYSFHSSSDTEVILKAYQEWGNSTFAKLDGMFAICIVDLSGRKLILARDRVGMKPLFYHQSEQGLVWASEIKSLLKNELVKPEINWDGVYTNFLFQTTLAPQTCFQHILSLEPASIMTVDLNNQNITKEKFWKLPSTSQKNISEEEAVRTIDELLSENISEQLYADVPVAVMMSGGIDSTLIASKSKSFNTNINTYTISYPFSEEEVKNASIAAKHFGVSHAVKEVSDEEALEDLKENIQHFEEPYSSFEVLINAAKYAHDQNFKVVLSGNGADELFAGYSHTLKLNRWLLIRNFNFIRPFIVTKDKFSQRVKNYFSQDYMFDFFRQSQISMRPLEVKSLINPDIYSKIDLHLSKYHLSEVKNYVGYFEYDMKYSLSSHHVFRDDLSAMKYSVEFRYPYLSNSLIDYVASLPGNIRFNGIQNKPLLRKTAENYLPQEVLNMPKKGFSFPVNYFIKNEKRVREFITENLESLKKRNFFNAAVIDEWWNHQEHEYDWVKIWQLVTFELWYQKYFEK; this is encoded by the coding sequence ATGTGCGGAATCACCGGTTATTATTCATTTCATAAAAGTATTTCCTCTACAAATATTCTGGAAATGAATCAGGCCATCAGACACCGCGGACCGGATGATGAAGGGTTCTGGATGTATAGTATCGGAGAGGGAGCTTCTTTTTCGGGGAACGATTCCACACAAAAAATTAAAGAACAGTTTCCGGTTCTAAAAGAGAAAAATTCTGATATTGCGTTAGGTTTCCGTAGATTATCCATTATTGATCTGTCCGAAAAAGGCCATCAGCCTATGCTTTCACAGAATGAGCAGATTATTATTACATTTAACGGAGAGATTTATAATTTTAAAAAATTAAGAAAAGAACTTGAGTCTTTGGGATATTCTTTCCATAGCAGTTCTGATACTGAAGTTATTCTCAAAGCCTATCAGGAGTGGGGAAATTCTACGTTTGCAAAATTAGATGGAATGTTTGCCATCTGTATTGTTGATCTTTCCGGTCGGAAACTTATATTAGCAAGAGATAGAGTTGGGATGAAGCCTCTTTTTTACCATCAAAGCGAACAGGGATTGGTTTGGGCATCAGAAATAAAATCATTGCTGAAGAATGAGCTGGTAAAGCCTGAAATCAACTGGGACGGAGTCTATACGAATTTTCTTTTTCAGACAACATTGGCTCCACAAACCTGTTTTCAGCATATTTTATCCCTTGAACCAGCTTCCATCATGACTGTTGATTTAAACAATCAGAACATCACTAAAGAAAAATTCTGGAAGCTGCCTTCAACGTCTCAAAAAAATATTTCAGAGGAAGAAGCTGTAAGAACAATAGATGAACTGCTTTCTGAGAATATTTCTGAACAGTTATATGCAGATGTTCCTGTCGCAGTAATGATGAGCGGAGGTATTGATTCTACTTTAATTGCTTCAAAATCAAAATCTTTTAATACCAATATTAATACATACACCATATCTTATCCGTTTTCTGAAGAAGAGGTGAAGAATGCATCTATAGCTGCTAAACATTTTGGTGTTTCGCATGCGGTGAAAGAAGTGAGTGACGAAGAAGCGCTGGAAGACCTTAAAGAAAATATCCAGCATTTTGAAGAACCTTACAGCAGTTTTGAAGTCTTAATCAATGCTGCAAAATATGCACATGATCAGAATTTTAAAGTCGTATTAAGCGGAAATGGCGCTGATGAACTTTTTGCCGGTTATTCTCATACACTGAAGCTGAACAGATGGCTTCTGATAAGGAATTTTAATTTTATAAGACCTTTCATCGTTACGAAAGACAAGTTTTCACAGCGCGTAAAAAACTATTTTTCCCAGGATTATATGTTTGATTTTTTCAGGCAGAGCCAGATCAGTATGAGACCGTTGGAAGTTAAAAGCCTTATAAACCCGGATATTTATAGTAAAATAGATTTACATCTTTCAAAATACCACCTTTCAGAAGTAAAAAACTATGTGGGGTATTTTGAATATGACATGAAATATTCACTATCCTCCCACCATGTTTTCCGGGATGATCTGAGTGCGATGAAATACAGCGTAGAATTTCGTTATCCCTATTTAAGCAACAGTTTAATAGACTATGTAGCATCACTTCCTGGAAACATAAGATTTAATGGAATTCAGAATAAACCTCTATTGCGTAAAACAGCAGAGAATTATCTTCCTCAGGAAGTTTTGAATATGCCCAAAAAAGGATTTTCATTTCCTGTCAATTATTTCATTAAAAACGAAAAAAGAGTAAGAGAATTTATTACTGAAAATCTTGAAAGTTTAAAAAAGAGAAACTTCTTTAATGCTGCGGTGATTGATGAGTGGTGGAATCATCAGGAACATGAGTATGACTGGGTAAAAATCTGGCAGCTGGTTACTTTTGAGTTGTGGTATCAGAAATATTTTGAAAAATAA
- a CDS encoding (Fe-S)-binding protein, with product MDFNIKTMAEYAAEGKAPEVLFWVGCAGSFDDRAKKITKAFCKILNKIGVEFAVLGQEESCTGDPAKRAGNEFVFQMMALTNIEVLNAYEVKKIVTACPHCFNTLKNEYPSLGGHFEVVHHTQFLKTLMEEGRLKIEGGAFRGKKITFHDPCYLGRANDEYEAPRMLLEKLDAELVEMKRCKTNGLCCGAGGAQMFKEPEKGNKDINIERTEEALSFEPKVIATGCPFCNTMMTDGVKHFNKNTEVAVKDIVELLAEAEDL from the coding sequence ATGGATTTCAATATAAAAACAATGGCAGAATATGCTGCCGAAGGAAAAGCCCCTGAAGTTTTATTTTGGGTTGGATGTGCGGGAAGTTTTGATGACCGTGCCAAAAAAATTACAAAAGCATTCTGTAAGATATTAAACAAAATAGGCGTTGAATTTGCTGTTCTCGGTCAGGAAGAAAGCTGTACCGGAGATCCTGCAAAAAGAGCCGGAAACGAATTCGTTTTCCAGATGATGGCGCTTACCAATATCGAAGTGTTGAATGCTTACGAAGTAAAGAAAATCGTAACGGCTTGCCCACACTGTTTCAATACCCTGAAGAATGAATATCCTAGCCTGGGAGGGCACTTTGAAGTAGTTCACCATACTCAGTTCCTTAAAACTTTAATGGAGGAAGGAAGACTGAAAATTGAAGGAGGTGCATTCAGAGGGAAAAAAATTACTTTCCATGATCCATGTTATTTAGGACGTGCCAATGACGAATATGAAGCGCCAAGAATGCTTCTTGAAAAGCTGGATGCTGAACTTGTAGAAATGAAGCGTTGCAAAACCAATGGTCTTTGTTGTGGAGCAGGAGGCGCACAGATGTTTAAAGAACCTGAAAAAGGAAATAAAGACATCAATATTGAAAGAACAGAAGAAGCATTATCTTTTGAGCCTAAGGTAATTGCTACAGGATGCCCTTTCTGTAACACCATGATGACGGATGGAGTAAAACATTTTAATAAAAATACTGAGGTAGCCGTAAAAGATATCGTAGAACTTCTTGCTGAAGCAGAAGACTTATAA
- a CDS encoding SurA N-terminal domain-containing protein has translation MAILGQIRSKPWLLMGVIALALLAFLVNPDSIDKVFGKNPDVLGKVNGEKITREEFNDQLFVLQQQAEQQGRPKNGLEEQAWQLLVQSKLIKQQFEKLGFEMTDDYFWNQIQYDQMFAQNQQFFDEKGNFKTQELKKEIETLQNTNPQGYTQWLKTRKTIEYRLMARQVFTNISAGITTGKKEAEELMKQRDQLADIDFVKVDYAAYLQKTKINVTTQDLADYIKKHPVMFKAEPSRNIGIVFFPSKPSAADDAAALKEITKLYSGGTDASGGTENFQNTKNDSMFVAANSDAPFNPQYLNPAQLPPTIKDQITTAAVGQTFGPYKEQDVYVVSKLVGKRPSDSTLSRHILIAFKGSPAGEGVTRTKEQAKKLADSIGAIVKATPAKFTEFLKLSSDPNSAAQGGSLGWTTPETPFVPEFLTYLANNPKGATGVVETQFGYHIINIEDKKSGSMGYKVANLVKAIKPSDATEAETDKNSRKFIQQVQGKSFNDFVNIAKKGNYQFSNPKAAKRFEGQLQGLGTEKDADILTWAFDKKRSKGDTELFTVDGTGDKIVVYLNGKQEAGLADPESVRDQIEVIVKNKLAAKQISDKIAAAKASSLDQIAKLFAAPKQSAQVNLLNPSVAGAMEPKVAGAAFGVAKGKLSNPVEGGTGVYVLIKKSETVNKQPGDLKQFTESLTQRSAGMFGQAWMKSLQDNADIEDYRIEIWNKLGNQQQ, from the coding sequence ATGGCAATTTTAGGACAGATTAGGAGTAAGCCTTGGCTTTTAATGGGAGTAATAGCCTTAGCGCTTTTGGCGTTCCTGGTGAACCCCGATAGTATCGACAAGGTTTTTGGTAAGAATCCTGATGTTTTAGGAAAAGTAAACGGTGAGAAAATCACCCGCGAAGAGTTCAATGATCAGCTTTTCGTGCTGCAGCAGCAGGCTGAACAGCAAGGTCGTCCGAAAAACGGTCTTGAAGAGCAGGCTTGGCAGTTACTTGTACAATCTAAACTTATCAAACAGCAGTTTGAGAAACTGGGCTTTGAAATGACTGATGATTATTTCTGGAATCAAATCCAGTACGATCAGATGTTTGCTCAGAATCAACAGTTCTTTGATGAGAAAGGTAACTTTAAAACTCAAGAGCTTAAAAAAGAAATTGAAACATTACAAAACACCAATCCTCAGGGATATACTCAATGGTTGAAAACAAGAAAGACAATTGAGTATAGACTAATGGCGAGACAGGTGTTTACCAATATTTCAGCAGGGATTACTACAGGTAAGAAAGAAGCTGAAGAATTGATGAAGCAGAGAGATCAGCTTGCAGATATCGACTTTGTAAAGGTAGATTACGCAGCTTATCTTCAAAAAACAAAGATCAATGTAACCACACAGGATCTTGCTGATTACATCAAGAAGCACCCTGTAATGTTCAAAGCTGAGCCAAGCAGAAATATCGGTATTGTATTTTTCCCATCTAAACCTAGTGCGGCAGATGATGCAGCAGCTCTGAAAGAAATTACAAAATTATATTCAGGAGGTACGGATGCTAGTGGAGGAACTGAAAACTTCCAGAATACTAAAAACGATTCTATGTTTGTAGCAGCAAATTCTGATGCACCATTCAATCCTCAGTATCTGAATCCTGCACAATTGCCTCCAACAATCAAAGATCAGATCACAACAGCAGCTGTAGGTCAGACTTTTGGTCCTTATAAAGAACAAGATGTATATGTAGTCTCTAAATTGGTAGGTAAAAGACCTTCAGATTCTACTTTATCAAGACATATCCTTATTGCATTCAAAGGAAGCCCTGCAGGTGAAGGGGTAACAAGAACCAAAGAGCAGGCTAAGAAATTGGCAGACTCTATCGGAGCTATTGTAAAAGCTACTCCAGCTAAATTTACAGAATTCCTTAAACTTTCAAGTGATCCGAATTCTGCAGCTCAGGGAGGTAGCCTTGGATGGACAACGCCAGAGACGCCTTTTGTTCCTGAATTCCTTACTTATCTTGCAAACAATCCTAAAGGAGCTACAGGGGTGGTAGAAACACAATTCGGTTACCATATCATCAATATTGAAGATAAAAAATCAGGATCAATGGGGTATAAAGTTGCTAACCTTGTGAAAGCAATCAAACCATCAGATGCTACTGAGGCTGAAACAGACAAAAACTCAAGAAAATTCATTCAGCAGGTTCAGGGGAAATCTTTCAACGATTTTGTGAACATTGCTAAAAAAGGGAACTACCAGTTCTCTAATCCAAAAGCGGCAAAAAGATTTGAAGGTCAGCTTCAGGGCTTAGGTACTGAAAAAGATGCAGATATCCTTACATGGGCTTTCGATAAGAAAAGATCAAAAGGAGATACTGAATTATTTACAGTAGATGGAACAGGTGATAAAATTGTAGTGTATCTGAACGGAAAACAGGAGGCAGGTCTTGCTGATCCTGAATCTGTAAGAGATCAGATTGAAGTTATCGTTAAAAATAAATTGGCAGCAAAACAAATTTCCGATAAAATTGCAGCAGCAAAAGCTTCAAGCTTAGATCAGATTGCTAAATTATTTGCAGCTCCAAAACAATCAGCTCAGGTGAATCTGTTGAACCCTTCTGTAGCTGGTGCTATGGAACCTAAAGTTGCCGGTGCAGCGTTCGGTGTTGCAAAAGGTAAACTTTCCAACCCGGTTGAAGGGGGAACAGGAGTTTATGTTCTGATCAAAAAATCAGAAACTGTAAACAAGCAGCCTGGAGATCTAAAACAATTTACAGAATCTCTTACTCAGAGAAGTGCTGGAATGTTCGGACAGGCCTGGATGAAGAGTCTTCAGGATAATGCAGATATTGAAGATTACAGAATCGAGATCTGGAACAAGCTGGGGAATCAGCAACAATAA
- a CDS encoding (Fe-S)-binding protein: MQYIDNIIFLILLVAGFGLFAKSLQKIYRNIRLGREINRSDRKSERWSIMANVAMGQSKMVKRPIAGILHIFVYVGFIIINIELIEIIVDGLFGTHRFLASVLGHGFYSFFTATLEVLALLVVIGVVIFFIRRNFYGVKRLTMKELFGWPKEDANWILIIEFALMMAFFKMNASDFILQSRGVLPVHGSFPISEMTLVPFLEVFNFDNGFLMFTEKAAWWFHFVGILFFMNYLYYSKHLHIILAFPSTWYANLEKKGKFNNLESVTKEIKLMMDPNADPYAAPAEGAEADVPSKFGAEDIFDLNQVQLLNAYSCTECGRCTSVCPANITGKKLSPRLILMKTRDRLEEVGRNIDKNGKFVDDGKKLLNDYITKEELWACTTCNACTEACPVLLDPLSIIFEMRRFLVMEQSAAPQELNLMMTNVENNAAPWQYNQADRLNWANEN; the protein is encoded by the coding sequence ATGCAGTACATCGATAACATTATTTTCCTGATTTTATTAGTAGCCGGGTTCGGGCTGTTTGCCAAAAGCCTGCAGAAGATCTACAGAAATATCAGGCTAGGTCGTGAAATCAATAGAAGTGACAGAAAATCTGAACGCTGGAGTATCATGGCTAATGTGGCCATGGGACAGAGTAAGATGGTAAAACGTCCTATCGCAGGAATTTTACACATTTTTGTCTATGTTGGTTTTATCATCATTAATATTGAACTCATTGAAATAATTGTTGATGGACTGTTTGGTACCCACCGTTTTCTGGCCTCGGTTTTGGGACACGGATTCTACAGCTTCTTTACAGCTACATTAGAAGTGCTTGCACTTCTGGTTGTAATAGGTGTAGTTATATTTTTCATCAGAAGAAACTTTTACGGGGTTAAAAGATTAACAATGAAGGAGCTTTTCGGATGGCCGAAAGAAGATGCCAACTGGATTCTTATCATCGAATTTGCCCTGATGATGGCTTTCTTTAAAATGAATGCCTCAGATTTTATTTTGCAGTCAAGAGGAGTTTTACCAGTACATGGAAGTTTCCCGATCAGTGAAATGACATTGGTTCCGTTTTTGGAAGTCTTCAATTTTGATAACGGATTTTTGATGTTCACAGAGAAAGCTGCCTGGTGGTTCCACTTTGTAGGGATTCTTTTCTTCATGAATTATCTTTATTATTCAAAGCATTTACATATTATTCTTGCATTTCCAAGTACATGGTATGCCAATCTTGAGAAAAAAGGAAAATTCAACAACCTTGAATCTGTAACAAAGGAGATCAAATTAATGATGGATCCTAATGCAGATCCTTACGCAGCACCAGCTGAAGGAGCTGAAGCTGATGTACCTTCCAAATTTGGGGCAGAAGATATTTTTGATCTGAACCAGGTACAATTGCTGAATGCTTATTCCTGTACAGAATGCGGACGTTGTACTTCTGTTTGCCCTGCTAATATTACCGGTAAAAAACTTTCTCCGAGATTGATTCTGATGAAGACCAGAGACCGATTGGAAGAAGTAGGAAGAAACATCGATAAAAACGGAAAATTCGTAGATGACGGTAAAAAGTTGTTGAACGATTATATTACAAAAGAAGAACTTTGGGCCTGTACCACTTGTAATGCATGTACAGAAGCCTGTCCGGTATTGCTTGACCCGCTTTCCATTATTTTTGAAATGAGAAGATTCCTGGTGATGGAACAGTCTGCTGCTCCACAGGAACTGAATTTGATGATGACAAACGTGGAAAACAACGCTGCTCCATGGCAGTACAATCAGGCAGACCGTCTGAACTGGGCAAACGAAAATTAA
- a CDS encoding MlaD family protein, translating into MKFSKELKAGVIALLAIVGFVVLFQFMKGKSLFTTDNIFYAKYDNVEGLAQSAAVSINGLKVGQVDKIIPITSKDGKINFVVKVTVDNKFEFSKNSSLEIFEPGLMSGKEMRVNLMYGGATAKDGDTLKGAFKLGTLGSLSSQVGPVKDQLQVVLHRVDSLMANANQVFDAQNRAEIKALLANLNKTVGALQSTAGSVNTLVGHNDPKLQKVLDDASLTMQSGKVTLDKYGHLAESIDTKQLNATIASLDATVGKLNQVIGGIDKGEGSLGKLMKDDQLYNNLNSASSNLNTLIEDMKANPKRYINFSVFGKNNKD; encoded by the coding sequence GTGAAGTTCAGTAAAGAATTAAAAGCTGGTGTGATTGCACTTCTAGCTATCGTAGGCTTTGTGGTGTTGTTTCAGTTTATGAAAGGGAAAAGCCTTTTTACTACCGACAATATATTTTACGCAAAATATGACAATGTAGAAGGTCTGGCGCAGTCTGCGGCAGTTTCTATTAATGGTCTGAAAGTAGGGCAGGTAGATAAGATTATTCCTATCACCTCAAAAGATGGAAAAATTAATTTTGTCGTAAAAGTTACCGTCGACAATAAATTCGAATTTTCAAAAAACTCATCATTGGAGATCTTTGAGCCGGGATTAATGTCTGGTAAAGAAATGAGAGTAAACCTTATGTATGGTGGGGCGACTGCAAAAGACGGTGACACTTTAAAAGGTGCTTTCAAGCTGGGAACGCTGGGAAGTCTTTCTTCGCAGGTAGGTCCGGTAAAAGATCAGCTACAGGTGGTTTTACATAGAGTAGACTCTTTAATGGCGAATGCCAATCAGGTTTTTGATGCTCAGAACAGAGCTGAAATAAAAGCTTTACTAGCCAACCTTAATAAAACAGTAGGAGCATTACAATCCACAGCAGGAAGTGTAAATACGCTTGTAGGACACAATGATCCAAAACTGCAAAAGGTGCTGGATGATGCAAGCCTTACTATGCAAAGCGGAAAAGTTACATTGGATAAATACGGACATCTTGCAGAAAGTATTGACACTAAACAGTTGAATGCTACCATTGCAAGTTTAGATGCTACAGTAGGAAAATTGAATCAGGTGATTGGAGGAATTGATAAAGGAGAAGGAAGTTTAGGTAAACTGATGAAGGACGATCAACTGTACAACAACCTGAATTCAGCTTCTTCCAATCTGAATACATTAATCGAAGATATGAAAGCGAACCCGAAGAGATATATCAACTTCTCGGTTTTCGGTAAAAATAACAAAGACTAA
- a CDS encoding glycosyltransferase, protein MPKVLFLTTSHSYNDDRIFYHQAKALRDNGYEIKICSLYAEYKGFIDGIQIESFAVLEESIKTKMETFSKVCDTFHPDSIICSEPLAVVAVKKFVKEHRISCIYDVTEWYPSMSMLQNYRFPAKIFQAVKFTLIQLYAGFLSTHFIFGETTKKFPLAYFFGFKKQMILPYYPASVYINESIKKLTPGSITLCYTGQISKDKGIENFFKAVDLLRQKVPDLHIKILIIGAAIHESDDVYFRTLVKNYSFENIDIIKPTGFEQFTEAFAEADLCFDLREINFENNHSLPIKLFYFMGAGKPVIYSDLKGIREHMGELSFGSLVDPHDAEAISDIIINYIRNPELYRSHTLNARKEFKEKYNWELIKDNFVDFVKKSIDP, encoded by the coding sequence ATGCCTAAAGTACTTTTTTTAACGACTTCCCACAGCTATAATGATGACCGCATTTTTTATCATCAGGCAAAAGCTCTTAGAGATAATGGGTATGAAATAAAAATATGCAGCTTATATGCAGAGTATAAAGGTTTTATCGATGGGATACAAATAGAATCTTTTGCTGTTCTTGAAGAAAGTATAAAAACGAAAATGGAAACTTTCAGTAAAGTTTGTGATACTTTTCATCCGGATAGTATCATTTGCTCTGAACCATTGGCTGTTGTGGCAGTAAAGAAGTTTGTAAAAGAACACAGGATAAGCTGTATCTATGATGTTACAGAATGGTATCCTTCCATGTCAATGCTTCAAAATTATCGCTTTCCTGCTAAAATTTTTCAGGCGGTGAAATTTACTCTTATTCAGCTGTATGCAGGGTTTTTAAGTACGCATTTTATTTTTGGTGAAACCACCAAGAAATTCCCTTTGGCCTATTTTTTTGGATTTAAAAAACAAATGATTCTGCCTTATTATCCGGCTTCTGTTTATATTAATGAAAGTATAAAAAAACTCACTCCGGGAAGCATCACATTATGTTACACGGGTCAGATCTCCAAAGATAAAGGAATTGAAAATTTCTTTAAAGCCGTAGACCTTCTCCGTCAAAAAGTTCCTGATCTTCATATTAAAATCCTGATCATAGGAGCAGCAATACACGAAAGTGATGATGTGTATTTTAGAACATTAGTAAAGAACTATTCTTTTGAAAATATAGATATTATAAAACCGACTGGTTTTGAACAGTTTACAGAAGCGTTTGCAGAAGCTGACCTTTGTTTTGATCTTCGGGAAATTAATTTTGAAAACAATCATTCGCTGCCGATAAAACTGTTTTATTTTATGGGAGCAGGAAAGCCTGTGATTTATTCAGATTTGAAAGGGATCAGGGAGCATATGGGAGAGCTTTCGTTTGGAAGTCTTGTTGATCCTCATGATGCAGAAGCAATCTCGGATATTATCATCAATTATATCAGGAATCCGGAGCTGTATCGATCCCATACTCTCAATGCACGAAAAGAATTTAAAGAAAAATATAACTGGGAACTTATAAAAGATAACTTCGTTGATTTTGTAAAAAAATCTATTGATCCATAA
- a CDS encoding polysaccharide biosynthesis C-terminal domain-containing protein, translated as MQLTIIKTFVSRFFILILSFGLVIYSTNMWGSEGKGTISIVVANAAAVSFFSNIFSGSSASYFASRFKIEKVLLYAYLWSLLTGLLIPFLFSIASIQGEYLLYLIGISVFSSLLSTNISLFIGTQDIKRFNMYTVLQQLVHIVFIGILVYLFGKKDVSVYFLAQIICLALLFLTSFFEIIKKCNISQISFCKDVGRNMFEYGWKTQLSAFVQFLNYRLSFYFLEHFEGLASVGIFSIGVTFSEAIWTITRSIAVILYSDVVNSKSSEESIGKTKESLKLTFFLMIGFVLGIIIIPSQVYELIFGKEFKDTKEIMLLLSPGIFAIAVSDMVGHYFSGIRELKILNVKSIVGLVVTVVFSFIAIPKWGIIGACVATTSSYFVSAFLLFRKFYNSTPFTLKDYMITKEEIQLLKQKFVKK; from the coding sequence ATGCAGCTTACTATCATTAAAACCTTTGTCTCACGTTTTTTTATTCTGATCCTGAGTTTCGGACTGGTGATCTATTCTACGAATATGTGGGGAAGTGAGGGGAAAGGAACCATTTCTATTGTGGTGGCCAATGCAGCAGCAGTAAGTTTTTTCAGCAATATCTTTTCCGGAAGCAGTGCTTCTTATTTCGCATCAAGGTTTAAAATAGAAAAGGTTTTATTGTATGCCTATCTGTGGTCTCTCCTGACGGGTCTTTTAATCCCATTTTTATTCAGTATTGCTTCTATTCAGGGTGAATATCTCCTGTACCTTATCGGAATTTCCGTTTTTTCTTCACTTTTGTCTACTAATATCAGCTTGTTTATTGGAACACAGGATATTAAAAGGTTCAATATGTATACTGTTTTGCAGCAGCTTGTACATATTGTATTTATTGGAATATTGGTTTATCTGTTCGGAAAGAAAGATGTTTCCGTATACTTTCTCGCCCAGATTATATGTCTTGCACTTCTTTTTCTTACCAGTTTTTTCGAGATCATTAAAAAATGCAATATATCTCAGATATCATTCTGTAAAGATGTAGGCAGGAATATGTTTGAATATGGGTGGAAGACCCAGCTGAGTGCTTTTGTTCAGTTCTTGAATTACAGGCTTTCATTTTATTTTTTAGAACATTTTGAAGGTTTAGCGAGTGTAGGGATATTTTCCATCGGGGTTACTTTCTCAGAAGCGATATGGACCATTACCCGCAGTATTGCTGTGATTTTATACTCAGATGTAGTCAATAGTAAAAGCAGTGAAGAATCTATAGGGAAAACCAAAGAATCCTTAAAACTGACCTTTTTTCTGATGATAGGTTTTGTGCTGGGAATCATAATCATACCCTCTCAGGTTTACGAGTTGATTTTCGGGAAAGAATTTAAAGATACCAAGGAAATAATGCTTCTTTTATCACCGGGAATTTTTGCTATTGCTGTAAGTGATATGGTTGGGCATTACTTTTCGGGAATAAGAGAACTGAAAATTCTTAATGTCAAATCAATTGTAGGCCTTGTGGTTACCGTTGTATTTTCTTTCATTGCGATACCAAAATGGGGAATTATAGGCGCTTGTGTTGCCACTACGTCGTCCTATTTTGTTTCTGCTTTTCTGTTGTTCAGAAAGTTTTATAATTCTACTCCGTTTACTTTGAAAGATTATATGATTACAAAAGAAGAAATACAGCTTTTAAAGCAAAAATTTGTAAAGAAATAA